One window of Candidatus Phytoplasma solani genomic DNA carries:
- the nrdE gene encoding class 1b ribonucleoside-diphosphate reductase subunit alpha, protein MLEKKIKIIYDGLENGRVHQMAQNLDFDLSHISEYQTNNDLNDKFFLLTRSVKFGEVSQESQNFLVKNHDKVIGVAVSGNKNWGKNYGKAGDIIAATYNIPLVLKFEGSGNKEERLFLKKWLITYQTQKIFLSSLPLEKPKKLIFNTSDIFTEKNDNATKINQKILPPWIILNNQIIDENGNIKDLNKDQEALTSFLSKEIKPKLKHFTTLKDKLIFLQTNEYYETDFLSKYKDQQIKEIYQLAYQKKFRFSTFMGAFKFYHDYALKTRDKKYYLETYEDRLSVNALYHAQGNFEIAKRLIKSLINQDFTPATPTLLNAGKKHRGEFVSCFLLEAGDSLNDIARINEFSMQLSKIGGGVSINITNLRAKSESIKGIEGVCKGVVGVCKLLDHSFRYADQMGQRTGAGAVYLNVFHADIENFLSTKKLNADEDVRVKTLSLGVIVPDKMIELARKNEIMYTFYPHTVFLEYGKNFTDIAVDMEYWYDILVKNPKVRKKTINPRKLLELIAHMQGESGYPYLMFCDNVNRSNPLDLKIKFSNLCTEILQPTVTSHYADYNRTKEDQIGLDVSCNLASGHMGNMIDNNTIQETVFLAMEVMNTVANKTNINYVPAVAKANRLNRSVGFGIMGHHGFLVQNYITFGSEENKDLLDVFFNTINYYSLLHSCDKARETGQKFYRFEKSHYADGSYFQNRGEILPKTEKIKKMFEKIVLPTQKDWQQLEQNVKQFGLFNSHRLAVAPNGSIGYIMGTTPSLTPVKQLVEERTYGNSKTYCPMPGLKEAAFMYTTAYKMNKYHLIDVIAIAQKHVDQGISFELGITSDITTRELQRYYLYAHHKGIKTLYYTRTQKLKVDECEACWV, encoded by the coding sequence ATGTTAGAAAAAAAAATTAAAATAATTTATGATGGCCTTGAGAACGGTCGAGTTCATCAAATGGCTCAAAATCTTGATTTTGATTTAAGCCATATTAGTGAATATCAAACAAATAATGATCTAAATGATAAGTTTTTTTTATTAACCCGGAGCGTAAAATTTGGTGAAGTTTCTCAAGAATCTCAAAATTTTTTAGTTAAAAATCATGATAAAGTAATTGGCGTTGCTGTTTCCGGAAACAAAAATTGGGGTAAAAATTATGGCAAAGCTGGTGATATTATTGCGGCTACTTACAACATTCCTTTAGTTTTAAAATTTGAAGGTTCAGGAAATAAAGAAGAAAGACTCTTTTTAAAAAAATGGCTTATTACTTATCAAACACAAAAAATCTTCTTATCATCTTTACCCTTAGAAAAACCCAAAAAACTTATTTTTAATACTTCAGATATTTTTACTGAAAAAAATGATAATGCAACAAAAATAAACCAAAAAATTTTACCACCTTGGATCATCCTTAACAATCAAATTATTGATGAAAACGGCAATATTAAAGATTTAAATAAAGATCAAGAAGCTTTAACAAGTTTTTTGTCAAAAGAAATAAAACCAAAATTAAAACATTTTACCACTTTAAAAGATAAATTAATTTTTTTACAAACTAACGAATACTATGAAACTGATTTTCTAAGCAAATACAAAGATCAACAAATTAAAGAAATTTATCAACTTGCTTATCAAAAAAAGTTTCGTTTTTCTACTTTCATGGGGGCTTTCAAGTTTTATCATGATTACGCCTTAAAAACCAGAGATAAAAAGTATTATTTAGAAACTTATGAAGACCGCTTATCAGTTAATGCTTTGTACCACGCTCAAGGTAATTTTGAGATTGCTAAAAGGTTAATCAAATCTTTAATCAATCAAGACTTTACACCAGCAACACCTACTTTATTAAATGCAGGCAAAAAACATCGTGGTGAATTTGTTTCTTGTTTTTTATTAGAAGCTGGCGATTCTTTGAATGATATTGCTCGGATTAATGAATTTTCGATGCAACTTTCTAAAATTGGTGGTGGTGTTTCCATTAATATCACTAATTTACGCGCTAAAAGCGAATCTATTAAAGGAATTGAAGGTGTTTGTAAAGGTGTAGTTGGTGTTTGTAAATTATTAGACCATAGTTTTCGTTATGCCGATCAAATGGGCCAAAGAACTGGTGCAGGAGCAGTCTATTTAAATGTTTTTCATGCTGATATTGAAAATTTTTTAAGTACTAAAAAACTAAACGCTGACGAAGATGTTCGTGTCAAAACTTTATCTTTGGGGGTGATAGTTCCTGATAAAATGATTGAACTAGCGCGCAAAAACGAAATTATGTATACCTTTTATCCCCACACTGTTTTTTTAGAATATGGTAAAAATTTTACTGATATTGCCGTTGATATGGAATATTGGTATGATATTTTAGTTAAAAACCCTAAAGTACGAAAAAAAACAATTAACCCCCGTAAATTATTAGAATTAATCGCTCATATGCAAGGAGAATCAGGCTATCCTTATTTAATGTTTTGTGATAACGTTAATCGAAGTAATCCTCTTGATTTAAAAATTAAGTTTTCTAATTTATGTACTGAAATTCTTCAACCCACTGTCACTTCTCATTATGCTGATTACAATCGTACTAAAGAAGATCAAATTGGCTTAGATGTATCTTGTAATTTGGCATCAGGTCATATGGGCAATATGATTGATAACAACACCATTCAAGAAACTGTTTTTTTGGCTATGGAAGTAATGAATACAGTTGCTAATAAAACAAACATTAATTATGTTCCTGCAGTGGCTAAAGCTAATAGACTTAATCGGAGTGTTGGTTTTGGTATCATGGGACATCATGGCTTTTTAGTTCAAAATTATATTACTTTTGGTAGTGAAGAAAACAAAGATTTACTTGACGTCTTTTTTAATACAATTAATTATTATAGTTTGTTGCATTCTTGTGATAAAGCGCGCGAAACCGGACAAAAATTTTATCGTTTTGAAAAATCTCATTATGCAGATGGCTCTTATTTTCAAAATCGAGGTGAAATTTTACCTAAAACTGAGAAAATTAAAAAAATGTTTGAAAAAATTGTTTTACCAACCCAAAAAGACTGGCAACAATTAGAACAAAATGTTAAACAATTTGGACTTTTTAATTCTCATCGCTTAGCGGTTGCGCCCAATGGTTCGATTGGCTATATTATGGGTACTACTCCATCCTTAACACCAGTAAAACAATTAGTGGAAGAACGAACTTATGGTAATTCCAAAACTTATTGTCCGATGCCTGGTTTAAAAGAAGCAGCCTTTATGTATACTACTGCTTATAAAATGAACAAATATCATTTAATTGATGTCATTGCCATCGCTCAAAAACACGTTGATCAAGGAATTTCTTTTGAATTGGGGATTACATCTGATATTACTACTCGCGAATTACAAAGATATTATCTTTATGCCCATCATAAAGGAATTAAAACACTTTACTACACTCGAACGCAAAAGTTAAAAGTTGATGAATGCGAAGCGTGTTGGGTTTAA
- a CDS encoding M3 family oligoendopeptidase, translating into MQFKDFKYQRVNIEKIKQKVLPMIELFLSSSLEEQITIINQNNQIMDQINSMFTLVSIRNSLNVKDKFYQEEKAFCDQNAPLIKELQYQFLNKMMKSQHYDQLVSYFGLFLFKQNHLVLKTFNSQIIPLLQEENVLVTEYENLISQPGVIFCKKIYNLSQMGPFLESKQRTIRKEAQLAISNFFAQNETNYDRIYDKLVAKRTKIAHLLGYDNFVQLGYDLLGRTDYSFQQIKTYRKNILKHVLPFYKMMQQKKSHRLKIAKLESYDKNFHFLTGNPKPQGDTKTKILHAQQMYYQMSPHTKIFFDFLLEKKLLDLESKPNKTGGGYCTYLPSFQTPFIFANFNGTSHDIDVLTHEFGHAFQVYQSRHFIPEYRFPTLEAAEINSMGMEFLAWPWVKFFFGSNEEKYKFLHLSEGLKFLLYGALVDHFQEKIYQNPQISSQERKKIWRHLEKKYLLIENYTNDPFLEKGNFWLRQSHIFVNPFYYIDYTLAQVCAFEIWSLSQKDYQNAWQIYFKLCQMGGSQSFLTLLAKTGLQSPLDEDHLKNIVSIVSNYLQKIDDTKY; encoded by the coding sequence ATGCAATTTAAAGATTTTAAATATCAAAGAGTTAATATTGAAAAAATCAAACAAAAAGTTTTACCTATGATTGAATTATTTTTATCTTCTTCTTTAGAAGAACAAATCACAATTATTAATCAAAACAACCAAATTATGGATCAAATCAATTCCATGTTTACTCTAGTAAGTATTAGAAATAGTTTAAATGTTAAAGATAAATTTTACCAAGAAGAAAAAGCTTTTTGTGATCAAAATGCACCTTTAATAAAAGAATTACAATATCAATTTTTAAATAAAATGATGAAAAGCCAACATTATGATCAATTAGTATCATATTTTGGTTTATTTTTGTTTAAACAAAATCATTTAGTATTAAAAACTTTTAATTCTCAAATAATCCCTTTATTACAAGAGGAAAATGTCTTAGTAACAGAATATGAAAATTTAATTTCTCAACCTGGTGTTATCTTTTGCAAAAAGATATATAACTTAAGTCAAATGGGTCCTTTTTTAGAATCAAAACAAAGAACCATTAGAAAAGAAGCTCAATTAGCTATTTCTAATTTTTTTGCCCAAAATGAAACCAATTATGATCGTATTTATGACAAATTAGTAGCTAAAAGAACTAAAATAGCTCATTTATTAGGTTATGATAATTTTGTTCAATTAGGTTATGACCTTTTAGGAAGAACAGATTATTCATTCCAACAAATAAAAACTTATCGAAAAAATATTTTAAAACATGTTTTGCCTTTTTATAAAATGATGCAACAAAAAAAAAGCCATCGCTTAAAGATTGCTAAACTAGAAAGTTATGATAAAAATTTTCATTTTTTAACTGGAAATCCAAAACCCCAAGGAGATACAAAAACAAAAATATTACATGCTCAACAAATGTATTATCAAATGTCACCTCATACCAAGATTTTTTTTGATTTTTTATTAGAAAAAAAACTCTTAGATTTAGAAAGTAAACCTAATAAAACTGGTGGAGGATATTGCACTTATTTACCATCATTTCAAACTCCTTTTATTTTTGCTAATTTCAATGGAACTAGTCATGATATAGATGTTTTAACTCATGAATTTGGACATGCTTTCCAAGTTTATCAAAGTCGTCATTTTATTCCTGAATATCGTTTCCCTACTTTAGAAGCTGCTGAAATTAATTCTATGGGAATGGAATTTTTAGCTTGGCCTTGGGTCAAATTTTTTTTTGGCTCAAATGAAGAAAAATATAAATTTTTACACTTATCAGAAGGACTTAAATTTTTGCTTTATGGTGCTTTAGTTGATCATTTTCAAGAAAAAATTTATCAAAATCCTCAAATAAGTTCTCAAGAGCGCAAAAAAATATGGCGTCATTTAGAAAAAAAATATTTACTGATAGAAAATTACACAAATGATCCTTTTTTGGAAAAAGGTAATTTTTGGTTGCGTCAAAGTCATATTTTTGTCAACCCTTTTTACTATATTGATTATACTTTAGCACAAGTTTGCGCTTTTGAAATTTGGTCATTAAGTCAAAAAGATTATCAAAACGCTTGGCAAATTTATTTTAAATTATGTCAAATGGGTGGATCACAAAGTTTTTTAACTCTTTTAGCGAAAACAGGATTACAAAGCCCTTTGGATGAAGATCATTTAAAAAATATCGTTTCTATTGTCTCTAATTATCTTCAAAAAATAGACGATACAAAATATTAA
- a CDS encoding NAD(P)-dependent malic enzyme: MNLKEKALQLHEKNKGKIAIVSKVKVQNLDDLSLAYTPGVAEPCLKIKENKDNVYRYTMKGNMVGVVTNGTAVLGLGDIGAKASLPVMEGKAILFKELAGVDAFPICIDSKDTEEIINIVEKISPVFGAINLEDIKSPECIEIEDALKTKLDIPVFHDDQHGTAIVVAAGVLNALKVVGKPIEIAEIVISGAGSAGMAVAKMLLLLNPKNIVLVDKKGALHKDDLTLNKEQHKLAQITNIHQEKGLLKEIIKGKDIFIGVSAPGIVTSQMVATMNKDSIVFAMANPIPEIMPDEAKKGGARIVATGRSDFPNQVNNCLAFPGIFRGTLDAKATQINEEMKKAAVYALKEIIKETDLNEQNILPSTFNKEVVPQISLAVAKAAKKTGVIRQ; this comes from the coding sequence ATGAATTTAAAAGAAAAAGCATTACAATTACATGAAAAAAATAAAGGAAAGATTGCTATTGTTAGTAAAGTAAAAGTACAAAATCTTGATGATTTATCTTTGGCTTATACACCTGGAGTAGCAGAGCCTTGTTTAAAAATTAAAGAAAATAAAGATAATGTTTATCGTTACACCATGAAAGGCAATATGGTAGGTGTTGTTACCAATGGAACTGCGGTTTTAGGTTTAGGTGATATTGGTGCAAAAGCTTCTTTGCCGGTGATGGAAGGAAAAGCCATTCTTTTTAAAGAATTAGCTGGAGTTGATGCTTTCCCAATTTGTATTGATTCTAAAGATACTGAAGAAATTATTAATATTGTTGAAAAAATCTCTCCTGTTTTTGGAGCCATCAACTTAGAAGATATTAAATCCCCTGAATGTATTGAAATTGAAGATGCTCTAAAAACAAAACTTGATATTCCCGTTTTTCATGATGATCAACATGGAACTGCAATTGTTGTTGCTGCAGGGGTTCTTAATGCTTTAAAAGTGGTTGGTAAGCCCATTGAAATTGCTGAAATTGTTATCAGTGGTGCTGGTTCAGCCGGGATGGCAGTAGCTAAAATGTTACTTTTATTAAATCCTAAAAATATTGTTTTAGTTGATAAAAAAGGTGCTTTACATAAAGATGACTTGACATTAAATAAAGAACAACATAAATTAGCACAAATAACTAATATCCACCAAGAAAAAGGACTTTTAAAAGAAATTATTAAAGGTAAAGATATTTTTATTGGTGTTTCTGCGCCTGGTATTGTGACTAGTCAAATGGTAGCTACTATGAATAAAGATTCGATTGTCTTTGCTATGGCTAATCCAATTCCAGAAATTATGCCTGATGAAGCTAAAAAAGGTGGTGCTAGAATAGTTGCAACTGGTAGATCTGATTTTCCAAATCAAGTTAATAATTGCTTGGCTTTCCCAGGAATTTTCCGTGGTACTTTAGATGCAAAAGCAACTCAAATTAACGAAGAAATGAAAAAAGCAGCTGTTTATGCTCTTAAAGAAATTATTAAAGAAACAGATTTAAACGAACAAAATATTTTACCAAGTACATTCAATAAAGAAGTAGTTCCACAAATATCTTTGGCAGTAGCTAAAGCAGCTAAAAAAACTGGAGTAATTCGTCAATGA
- a CDS encoding ATP-binding cassette domain-containing protein: MGIQFEKVNFCYPKNNQNQETQALKDINLKIESKNEFIALVGQTGSGKSTLVQLMNTLLTTNTGKITIFGQTTNNKTSKNLLTALRKKVGLVFQFPEYQLFEATILKDVMFAPENFLNNKESAQKKAKETLAKIGIQQNLYHKSPFQISDGQQRKVALAGVVAMEPDILILDEPTRGLDSISQINIMHFLQNLNMFFGKTIIVITHDMNLVANYAKRVVALTQGKIIFDGSKESFFENPKFPSFNLDLPETFKILNHLHNSLGIPFKPQYCFKNLLKYLKKFYD, from the coding sequence ATGGGAATACAATTTGAAAAAGTAAATTTTTGTTATCCAAAAAACAATCAAAATCAAGAAACTCAAGCTTTAAAAGATATTAATTTAAAAATAGAATCAAAAAATGAATTTATTGCTTTAGTGGGTCAAACAGGTTCTGGAAAATCTACTTTAGTGCAATTAATGAATACTTTACTAACGACTAATACCGGAAAAATAACTATTTTCGGTCAAACAACCAATAACAAAACTTCAAAAAACTTATTAACCGCTTTAAGAAAAAAAGTAGGTTTAGTTTTTCAATTCCCCGAATATCAACTTTTTGAAGCTACTATTTTAAAAGATGTTATGTTTGCTCCAGAAAATTTTTTAAACAATAAAGAATCAGCTCAAAAAAAAGCAAAAGAAACTTTAGCAAAAATAGGAATACAACAAAATTTATATCACAAATCTCCTTTCCAAATTAGCGATGGACAACAAAGAAAAGTGGCTCTTGCAGGTGTTGTTGCTATGGAGCCAGATATTTTAATTTTAGATGAACCAACAAGAGGGCTTGATTCAATAAGTCAAATTAATATTATGCATTTCTTGCAAAATTTAAATATGTTTTTTGGCAAGACTATTATTGTAATCACTCATGATATGAATTTAGTAGCAAATTACGCTAAAAGAGTGGTAGCTTTAACTCAAGGAAAAATTATTTTTGATGGTTCCAAAGAATCTTTTTTTGAAAATCCTAAATTCCCTAGTTTTAATTTAGATTTACCAGAAACTTTTAAAATTTTAAATCATTTACACAACTCTTTAGGAATTCCTTTCAAACCTCAATATTGTTTTAAAAATTTATTAAAATATTTAAAAAAATTTTATGATTAA
- a CDS encoding RelA/SpoT family protein: MTSILKKDDLLKDLMDIITQNIHDEQILAKITQAYFFAKEKHLGQFRLTGEPYLIHPCEVTKTLALLNSEPNTLIASLLHDVLEDTPTKIEELTALFGQDVTYLVYCATKLTKISFYQNQRQIDNQQKMFLAMAKDIRVVILKIADRLHNMRTLGAIPSEKQTRIAQETLEIHAPLAHRLGLFQMKSQLEDLSLRYTLPQEYYHISHLIKLKKQQREESVTNVIKDIEILFKKHHLQEAIIKGRIKNIYSIYKKIHQRKVKFEEIFDLLAIRIIVSNVNLCYQSLGIIHGYFSPLPLRFKDYIAVPKPNLYQSLHTTVLTKNGSLFEFQIRTKEMDQIAEQGIAAHWAYKENKTYSQEDKQIEIVKKLRWYQELVKITNDSKNHPEETSKDFVDAIKNDILSDNVYVFTPKQEVFEMPKGSTPIDFAFRIHTEVGSKMIAAIVNGKIVALEYQLKNGDIIEIKTNKNILSVNKDWLRIVKTTHAKRKIKSFFKKDQKEEDVLAIQKGKDLIEKELAFHKIEVVLDQNFIQKHFERYNILSLNEFYEEISKKQLNIKTVINKIISLTTQAINQTNLEKQMAKSQQKLTHQNETGVLIEGLKNPKLKLANCCSPVAGDKISGFLTKGRGIIIHRKDCINLKNCDTQRIIAASWALETNFKYSAWISLIAISKNNLTQQVINKVNGFKISILELKVLNNQKLETIIKLRILTTNIKELNNLIANLQKIPQIYQIQRCNY; the protein is encoded by the coding sequence ATGACTTCTATTTTAAAAAAAGATGATTTACTAAAAGATTTAATGGATATTATTACTCAAAATATTCATGATGAACAAATTTTGGCTAAAATAACTCAAGCTTATTTTTTTGCTAAAGAAAAACACTTAGGACAATTCCGTTTAACAGGAGAACCTTATTTAATTCATCCTTGTGAAGTTACCAAAACTTTAGCACTTCTTAATAGTGAGCCTAATACTTTAATTGCTAGCTTATTGCATGATGTTTTAGAAGATACACCCACTAAAATCGAAGAATTAACTGCTCTTTTTGGTCAAGATGTTACTTATTTGGTTTATTGTGCCACTAAATTAACTAAAATTTCTTTTTATCAAAATCAAAGACAAATTGACAACCAACAAAAAATGTTTTTAGCGATGGCAAAAGATATTCGAGTAGTGATTCTTAAAATTGCCGATAGATTACATAATATGCGAACTTTAGGGGCGATACCTTCTGAAAAACAAACAAGAATCGCTCAAGAAACTTTAGAAATACATGCTCCTTTGGCTCATCGTTTAGGACTTTTCCAAATGAAATCACAACTAGAAGATTTATCTTTAAGATATACTTTGCCTCAAGAATATTATCATATTTCTCATTTAATTAAGTTAAAAAAACAACAACGCGAAGAATCAGTTACCAACGTGATTAAGGATATTGAAATCCTTTTTAAAAAACATCATTTACAAGAAGCCATTATTAAAGGGCGGATCAAAAACATTTATAGTATTTATAAAAAGATACATCAGCGTAAAGTGAAATTTGAAGAAATATTTGATCTTTTAGCCATTCGGATTATTGTTTCAAATGTTAATTTATGCTATCAGTCTTTAGGAATTATTCATGGATATTTTTCTCCCTTACCTTTAAGATTTAAAGATTATATTGCTGTTCCAAAACCAAACCTTTATCAATCACTTCATACGACCGTTTTAACTAAAAATGGATCTTTGTTTGAATTTCAAATTAGAACCAAAGAAATGGATCAAATAGCTGAACAAGGAATTGCCGCTCATTGGGCTTATAAAGAAAATAAAACTTATTCACAAGAAGACAAACAAATTGAAATCGTCAAAAAACTAAGATGGTATCAAGAATTGGTTAAAATAACTAACGATTCAAAAAATCACCCAGAAGAAACTTCCAAAGATTTTGTTGATGCTATTAAAAACGATATTTTAAGTGATAATGTTTATGTTTTTACTCCCAAACAAGAAGTTTTTGAAATGCCTAAAGGATCAACTCCAATTGATTTTGCTTTCCGAATACATACTGAAGTAGGGAGTAAAATGATTGCAGCTATTGTTAATGGTAAAATTGTTGCTCTTGAATATCAACTTAAAAATGGTGATATTATTGAAATTAAAACTAATAAAAATATTTTATCAGTTAATAAAGATTGGCTTAGAATTGTCAAAACTACCCACGCTAAAAGAAAAATTAAGTCTTTTTTCAAAAAAGATCAAAAAGAAGAAGATGTATTAGCGATTCAAAAAGGCAAAGATCTTATTGAAAAAGAGTTAGCTTTTCATAAAATTGAAGTAGTTTTAGATCAAAATTTTATTCAAAAACATTTTGAACGTTATAATATTTTATCTTTAAATGAATTTTATGAAGAAATCAGCAAAAAACAATTAAATATCAAAACAGTCATTAATAAAATAATTTCTTTAACAACACAAGCCATCAATCAAACTAATTTAGAAAAGCAAATGGCAAAATCTCAACAAAAACTAACCCATCAAAATGAAACTGGAGTTTTAATCGAAGGACTTAAAAATCCTAAATTAAAATTAGCTAATTGTTGTTCTCCGGTTGCAGGAGATAAAATATCGGGTTTTTTAACTAAAGGACGCGGAATTATCATTCATCGCAAAGACTGCATTAATTTAAAAAATTGTGATACACAAAGAATAATTGCAGCTTCTTGGGCTTTAGAAACCAATTTTAAATATTCTGCTTGGATTAGTTTGATTGCAATTAGTAAAAATAATTTAACCCAACAAGTAATTAACAAAGTTAATGGTTTTAAAATTAGTATTTTAGAATTAAAAGTTCTTAATAATCAAAAATTAGAAACAATAATTAAATTAAGGATTTTAACAACTAACATCAAAGAATTAAATAATTTAATAGCTAATTTACAAAAAATTCCTCAAATTTATCAAATTCAAAGATGTAATTATTAA
- a CDS encoding 2-hydroxycarboxylate transporter family protein → MNFLKNSIDDKKINIVNKKTILGFSFPVFGLIVLLVVIQLCSLQWLPKSKNEIHPSIHPFINPLLIAILLSAFLQFIGKNTPLLKDIGGGAILCIIIPSILFTVPIFKGSDLLVKTQEYISESFKHLSGQKNAVGFTSFFISVLIIGSFLGMDKQLLKNSFKKFIPLMLISMITGLLVVGVLGFFLTPIKGISDSTTKNHWLDAIFYIFAPLASGGLTAGIIPLSDAYSNVKQIEQVENMKSHIFPALLLGGIFSILVSGIIKKTFGKSKLSGNGKLEIIDTLTKENQAPTINKDFTSAQFSTGLVGIFSLYIFSVLIKDVLKRIFPDAQRFLPDTIVFLVLVVILVKLFNFISQHYINCIVQTSKLITVNFTSALLVILGSTLQITKAWVHLKNPTFIITCFACVLTVALVAGYFGKKLGYYPLEASITAGLCTNSIGGAGNIAILSAADLIGLMPFAQIATRIGGAFIVIVASIAYPWIYT, encoded by the coding sequence ATGAATTTTTTAAAAAATTCAATAGATGACAAAAAAATTAACATTGTGAATAAAAAAACTATTTTAGGTTTTAGCTTTCCTGTTTTTGGTTTAATTGTTTTACTTGTTGTAATACAACTTTGTAGTTTACAATGGCTACCCAAAAGCAAAAATGAAATCCATCCATCTATCCATCCCTTCATAAATCCTTTATTAATTGCGATTCTTTTATCTGCCTTTTTGCAATTTATTGGAAAAAATACTCCTCTTTTAAAAGATATTGGGGGAGGAGCTATTTTATGCATTATTATACCTTCTATTTTGTTTACAGTTCCTATATTTAAAGGAAGCGATTTGTTAGTAAAAACACAAGAATACATATCAGAAAGTTTTAAACATTTAAGTGGACAAAAGAACGCTGTTGGTTTTACTTCTTTTTTTATTTCAGTTTTAATTATTGGTAGTTTTTTGGGGATGGACAAACAATTATTAAAAAATTCTTTTAAAAAATTTATTCCTTTAATGTTAATTTCAATGATAACAGGATTACTAGTGGTAGGAGTTTTAGGGTTCTTTTTAACTCCTATTAAAGGAATTTCAGACTCAACCACTAAAAATCATTGGTTAGATGCTATTTTTTATATTTTTGCCCCTTTAGCAAGTGGTGGTCTTACAGCAGGAATCATCCCTTTAAGTGATGCTTATAGTAATGTTAAACAAATAGAACAAGTAGAAAATATGAAAAGTCATATATTCCCAGCTTTACTTTTGGGAGGTATTTTTAGTATTTTAGTATCTGGGATTATTAAAAAAACGTTTGGCAAAAGTAAATTAAGTGGTAATGGAAAACTAGAAATTATTGATACATTAACAAAAGAAAATCAAGCGCCCACGATCAATAAAGATTTCACTTCAGCTCAATTTAGCACTGGGTTAGTAGGTATTTTTAGTTTATATATTTTTAGTGTTTTAATTAAAGATGTATTAAAACGGATTTTTCCTGATGCTCAACGATTTTTACCTGATACTATTGTTTTTTTAGTTTTAGTTGTTATTTTGGTTAAATTATTTAATTTTATTTCTCAACATTATATTAATTGTATTGTTCAAACATCCAAATTGATTACTGTTAATTTTACTTCCGCTCTATTAGTTATTTTAGGATCTACATTGCAAATTACTAAAGCATGGGTACATTTAAAAAACCCTACTTTTATTATTACATGTTTTGCTTGTGTGCTTACAGTTGCTTTAGTGGCTGGATATTTTGGTAAAAAATTAGGTTATTATCCTTTGGAAGCCTCTATTACAGCAGGACTTTGCACTAATAGCATCGGAGGAGCAGGTAATATCGCAATTTTATCAGCTGCTGATCTAATAGGGTTAATGCCATTTGCTCAAATAGCTACTCGTATCGGAGGCGCTTTTATTGTTATTGTTGCAAGTATTGCTTATCCTTGGATATATACATAA
- a CDS encoding ATP-binding cassette domain-containing protein has protein sequence MIEIKDLSFYYQNYPVLQNLNLNIEKNSWVSVVGHNGSGKSTLAKILLGLLKPQKGYLVINKITMNEKNLPLIRPQIGMIFQNPDYQFTGLTVREDIAFGLENYNLPRNEIIEKILKYAQIVKIDHLLDKNVADLSGGQKQRVAIASVLAMETDIIVFDEVTAFLDPQGALEVENIITKIKNKTLITITHDLQLAAKSDQIIVLCEGKLIKKTTPQNFFKNQNFLSQHHLKPPLALKLYYQLLKDSQLKQTPMLQKLKDLLWEYNLKK, from the coding sequence ATGATAGAAATTAAAGATTTAAGTTTTTATTATCAAAATTACCCTGTTCTCCAAAATTTAAATTTAAATATTGAAAAAAATTCATGGGTTTCTGTTGTTGGACATAATGGTTCTGGTAAATCAACTTTAGCTAAAATTTTGTTAGGTTTATTAAAACCACAAAAGGGTTATCTTGTTATTAATAAAATTACGATGAATGAAAAAAATTTACCTTTGATTCGTCCTCAAATAGGGATGATTTTTCAAAATCCTGATTATCAATTTACAGGGCTTACTGTAAGAGAAGATATTGCTTTTGGTTTAGAAAATTATAACTTGCCAAGAAATGAAATTATTGAAAAAATTTTAAAATATGCTCAAATAGTAAAAATAGATCATTTATTAGATAAAAATGTTGCCGATCTTTCGGGAGGACAAAAACAACGTGTTGCAATTGCTTCTGTTTTAGCAATGGAAACAGACATTATTGTTTTTGATGAAGTCACTGCTTTTTTAGATCCTCAAGGTGCTTTAGAGGTTGAAAACATTATTACAAAAATTAAAAACAAAACTTTGATAACTATTACTCATGATCTACAATTAGCTGCTAAAAGTGATCAAATTATTGTTTTATGTGAAGGTAAATTAATAAAAAAAACCACTCCTCAAAATTTTTTTAAAAATCAAAATTTTTTATCTCAACATCATTTAAAACCACCTTTGGCTTTAAAACTTTATTATCAATTATTAAAAGATAGTCAATTAAAACAAACTCCGATGTTGCAAAAATTAAAGGATCTTTTATGGGAATACAATTTGAAAAAGTAA